Proteins found in one Gossypium arboreum isolate Shixiya-1 unplaced genomic scaffold, ASM2569848v2 Contig00663, whole genome shotgun sequence genomic segment:
- the LOC128289210 gene encoding disease resistance protein At4g27190-like: MGTRQEMKDKGHVILKKLEDNCLLENNTNKYGIPCVKMHDAVRDMALSITSMNPRYMVQAGLQLKELPKRGQWSPDIEKVSLMFNSISEIPTDVLPTKCQLLTTLLLLRNPIKKISYSFFTNMPCLCVLNLSFTKIESLPNSISELNNLTTLLLSGCSELRYLPCLSMLQELKKLDLSGTKIEEVPKGMDMLIKLRYIDLVVRTLKEIPAGLLPKLVHLQHLIFDVDNEKTSLKAEEMEPLKKLEYFKGCFQDINEFNKFISSMQQTNVALEPSLNEKAMEKVIEE; this comes from the exons ATGGGTACAAGACAAGAGATGAAAGACAAGGGCCATGTTATTTTGAAGAAGTTAGAAGATAATTGCTTGTTGGAAAATAATACCAATAAATATGGTATACCTTGCGTAAAGATGCATGATGCAGTGAGAGACATGGCATTGTCGATCACAAGTATGAATCCTCGATATATGGTACAAGCAGGCTTGCAATTAAAAGAATTACCAAAAAGGGGACAATGGAGTCCAGATATTGAGAAAGTGTCGCTTATGTTTAACTCCATATCAGAAATTCCCACAGATGTGCTGCCCACAAAATGTCAACTGCTCACAACCTTGTTATTGCTGAGGAACCCTATAAAGAAGATCTCATATTCTTTCTTCACAAACATGCCTTGTCTTTGTGTCCTCAATTTGTCCTTTACAAAGATCGAGAGTTTACCAAATTCCATCTCTGAACTAAACAACCTCACAACATTGTTGCTTTCTGGCTGTTCTGAATTACGATATCTGCCATGTCTTTCGATGCTTCAAGAATTGAAGAAGTTGGATCTTTCTGGGACTAAAATTGAGGAAGTACCTAAAGGCATGGATATGCTGATAAAGTTAAGGTACATTGATCTTGTAGTGCGCACTTTGAAAGAGATACCCGCTGGACTTTTACCAAAACTCGTTCACCTTCAGCACTTGATTTTTGATGTGGACAATGAAAAAACAAGTCTAAAAGCGGAGGAGATGGAACCATTGAAGAAGTTGGAATACTTTAAAGGATGTTTCCAAGACATTAATGAATTCAATAAGTTCATCTCCTCAATGCAACAAA CTAACGTAGCACTGGAACCGTCGTTGAATGAGAAGGCAATggaaaaagtgatcgaggaaTAG
- the LOC128289209 gene encoding probable disease resistance protein At1g52660, producing MEYVEPVVRIANCLGTPVCKYLQYHRKLNGYVRNFKRIRDELNCKMKDIELQLKAELLRPLGKIPKQGVENWLKDVKEMIREAQVVENKVSNGRYICRACSGKLVDEKTREMKEFLDKAPNASEGLAIDGPSAGLPLPTSELVGDEAVRNEIWACLMQEEVSKIGVWGMGGVGKTTIMKHIHYDLLKQQRFERVIWVTISKEFYVMKVQDNISRALESKEYLDKEEDKLRRAAILSEMLKKAGKHVLILDDVWDKVSLEEVGIPEPSDSNGCKLVLTTRSEHVCKYMGCKVIKVKPLSEEEALILFLSEVRPNMVQNQTLMPTLKLVVKECAGLPLTIVIIAGTLRGEDDPLIWKNALGELKERIGKVEEVEAKVIER from the exons ATGGAGTACGTAGAGCCTGTTGTTAGAATTGCAAATTGTCTCGGAACTCCTGTTTGTAAATATTTGCAATATCACAGAAAGCTCAATGGTTATGTGAGAAACTTCAAGAGGATCAGAGATGAATTGAATTGCAAAATGAAAGACATAGAGCTGCAATTGAAAGCAGAGCTTCTTCGTCCTCTGGGGAAGATACCAAAGCAGGGAGTTGAAAATTGGTTGAAAGATGTGAAAGAGATGATTAGGGAAGCACAAGTTGTTGAAAACAAAGTCAGTAACGGAAGATATATCTGTCGTGCTTGCAGCGGGAAGCTGGTTGATGAAAAGACTCGAGaaatgaaggaatttcttgataaagcTCCTAATGCCTCTGAAGGTCTTGCCATTGATGGTCCAAGTGCTGGGTTGCCACTGCCAACATCAGAACTAGTTGGAGACGAAGCTGTCAGAAATGAGATTTGGGCATGCTTGATGCAGGAGGAGGTGAGCAAGATTGGGGTTTGGGGGATGGGCGGTGTGGGTAAAACCACTATCATGAAGCACATCCACTATGATCTTTTAAAGCAACAAAGATTCGAAAGGGTAATTTGGGTTACCATATCAAAGGAGTTCTATGTAATGAAGGTACAAGATAATATTTCAAGAGCGTTGGAGTCAAAGGAATATTTAGACAAAGAAGAAGACAAGCTCAGACGAGCGGCAATCTTATCAGAAATGCTGAAGAAAGCAGGAAAGCATGTTCTAATCCTAGATGATGTGTGGGATAAAGTCTCTCTAGAGGAAGTTGGGATCCCCGAGCCAAGTGACAGCAATGGCTGCAAGTTGGTGTTGACAACCCGTTCGGAGCATGTCTGTAAGTATATGGGTTGTAAGGTGATAAAAGTGAAGCCCCTTTCAGAAGAAGAGGCATTGATACTATTCTTGAGCGAAGTTAGACCTAACATGGTGCAAAATCAAACTTTAATGCCAACTTTGAAGCTTGTTGTCAAAGAATGTGCGGGTCTGCCTCTTACAATTGTCATCATAGCTGGTACATTGAGAGGAGAAGATGACCCTCTTATCTGGAAAAATGCACTCGGGGAATTGAAAGAGAGAATAGGGAAAGTGGAAGAAGTGGAAGCTAAAGTGATCGAGA GATAA